From Erwinia sp. HDF1-3R, one genomic window encodes:
- the purL gene encoding phosphoribosylformylglycinamidine synthase, translating into MMEILRGSPALSAFRINKLLARFQDAHLPVSDIYAEYVHFADVSAPLNAEDKVRLQRLLKYGPSLAEHTPEGRLLLVTPRPGTLSPWSSKATDIAHNCSLPQVRRLERGLAFYIKGPTLTSAHWSQLSMMLHDRMVEVVLTELSQAEQLFVQHEPAPLQSVDALGEGRSALEQANRRLGLALAEDEIDYLLSAFQTLGRNPNDIELYMFAQANSEHCRHKIFNADWIIDGEQQPKSLFKMIKNTFEKTPDYVLSAYKDNAAVMEGSTVGRFYADAERHQYDFHQEQTDILMKVETHNHPTAISPWPGAATGSGGEIRDEGATGRGAKPKAGLVGFSVSNLRIPGFEQPWEEDFGKPERIVTALDIMTDGPLGGAAFNNEFGRPALNGYFRTYEEEVNSHNGIELRGYHKPIMLAGGMGNIRADHVQKGEITVGAKLIVLGGPAMNIGLGGGAASSMASGQSDADLDFASVQRDNPEMERRCQEVIDRCWQLGEDNPIQFIHDVGAGGLSNAMPELVSDGGRGGRFNLRDILSDEPGMSPLEVWCNESQERYVLSVSPDKLAQFDALCKRERAPYAVIGEATEERHLALSDSHFNTQPIDMPLDVLLGKTPKMTRDVSTLKAVGEPLDRHDITLAEAVRRVLHLPSVAEKTFLITIGDRSVTGMVARDQMVGPWQIPVANCAVTTASLDSYYGEAMALGERAPVALLDFAASGRLAVGEALTNIAATQIGSLKRIKLSANWMAAAGHPGEDAGLYEAVKAVGEELCPALGITIPVGKDSMSMKTRWKQGNEQREMTSPLSLVITAFARVEDVRRTVTPQLQPGQDNALLLIDLGKGNNALGATALTQVYRQLGDKPADVRDAKQLAGFFNAIQTLVAAGKLLAYHDRSDGGLLVTLAEMAFTGHCGLQVDIATLGDDALAALFNEELGAVIQIAAADRAQVEQAFADNGLADCVHVLGRAQEGDRFVITSGESAVYSESRTQLRTWWAETTWQMQRLRDNPDCADQEHEAKKNSRDPGLNVALTFRPEEDVAAPFIATGARPKVAVLREQGVNSHVEMAAAFHRAGFDAVDVHMSDLLAGRTDLQRFQTLVACGGFSYGDVLGAGEGWAKSILFNTRVRDAFEEFFHRPQTLALGVCNGCQMMSNLHELIPGSDAWPRFVRNQSERFEARFSLVEVAASPSLLLDGMVGSRMPIAVSHGEGFVEVRDAAHLAKIEHQGLVALRFVDNAGNVTQQYPANPNGSPNGITALTNESGRVTIMMPHPERVFRTVSNSWHPAEWGEDSPWMRIFRNARRQLG; encoded by the coding sequence ATGATGGAAATTCTGCGTGGTTCGCCCGCTCTGTCGGCATTTCGTATTAACAAACTGCTGGCCCGCTTTCAGGACGCTCACCTGCCGGTGAGTGATATATACGCTGAGTACGTCCATTTCGCCGATGTCAGCGCGCCCCTAAATGCAGAAGACAAGGTTCGCCTGCAGCGCCTGCTGAAATATGGCCCCTCTCTCGCCGAACACACCCCCGAAGGGCGCCTGCTGCTGGTAACGCCTCGTCCCGGCACGCTCTCACCCTGGTCGTCAAAAGCGACCGATATCGCCCATAACTGCAGTTTGCCGCAGGTCAGGCGTCTTGAGCGGGGGCTGGCTTTTTACATTAAAGGTCCAACATTGACGTCCGCACACTGGTCGCAGTTGAGTATGATGCTGCACGACCGGATGGTGGAAGTGGTGCTGACTGAGCTGAGCCAGGCCGAACAACTTTTTGTTCAGCACGAACCTGCGCCACTCCAGAGCGTCGATGCGCTGGGCGAAGGGCGTAGCGCCCTGGAGCAGGCCAACCGCAGGCTGGGCCTGGCGCTGGCAGAGGATGAAATCGATTACCTGCTTAGCGCATTTCAGACCCTCGGGCGCAATCCAAACGACATTGAACTCTATATGTTTGCTCAGGCAAACTCCGAGCACTGCCGCCATAAAATCTTCAACGCCGACTGGATCATTGACGGTGAGCAGCAGCCAAAATCGCTGTTCAAAATGATCAAGAATACCTTCGAGAAAACGCCTGACTACGTGCTGTCTGCCTATAAAGATAACGCGGCGGTAATGGAAGGCTCGACGGTAGGTCGCTTCTACGCCGACGCCGAGCGGCATCAGTACGACTTTCATCAGGAACAGACCGACATCTTGATGAAGGTGGAGACGCACAACCACCCTACGGCAATCTCCCCCTGGCCGGGCGCCGCGACCGGTTCCGGCGGTGAAATTCGCGATGAGGGTGCGACAGGCCGCGGTGCTAAACCGAAGGCGGGGCTGGTGGGCTTCTCCGTCTCCAACCTGCGCATTCCAGGCTTTGAACAGCCGTGGGAAGAAGATTTCGGCAAGCCGGAACGCATCGTCACGGCGCTGGATATCATGACGGATGGCCCGCTGGGCGGCGCGGCATTCAATAATGAATTTGGACGTCCGGCGCTGAATGGCTACTTCCGCACCTATGAAGAAGAGGTAAACAGCCACAACGGCATTGAGCTGCGTGGCTACCACAAGCCGATTATGCTGGCGGGTGGCATGGGGAATATCCGCGCCGACCACGTACAGAAGGGTGAAATTACCGTGGGCGCGAAGCTGATCGTTCTCGGTGGCCCGGCGATGAATATCGGCCTGGGCGGCGGCGCAGCCTCCTCTATGGCGTCAGGGCAGTCTGATGCCGATCTGGACTTCGCCTCGGTGCAGCGTGACAACCCGGAAATGGAGCGTCGCTGTCAGGAAGTGATCGATCGCTGCTGGCAGCTGGGCGAGGACAACCCGATTCAGTTTATCCACGATGTGGGCGCGGGCGGCCTGTCAAACGCCATGCCGGAACTGGTTAGCGACGGCGGTCGTGGCGGTCGCTTCAACCTCCGCGACATCCTCAGCGATGAGCCGGGAATGAGCCCGCTGGAGGTATGGTGTAACGAATCGCAGGAGCGCTACGTGCTCTCCGTTTCGCCGGATAAGCTGGCGCAGTTTGATGCCCTGTGTAAGCGTGAACGCGCACCGTACGCGGTAATTGGTGAAGCGACCGAAGAACGGCATCTGGCACTTTCCGACAGTCACTTCAACACGCAGCCTATTGATATGCCGCTGGACGTGCTGCTGGGCAAAACGCCAAAAATGACCCGCGACGTCAGTACGCTGAAAGCGGTGGGTGAGCCGCTGGATCGCCACGATATTACCCTGGCCGAGGCGGTCAGGCGGGTGCTTCATCTGCCGTCCGTGGCGGAAAAAACCTTTTTGATAACTATTGGTGACCGCTCGGTGACCGGCATGGTGGCTCGCGACCAGATGGTTGGTCCCTGGCAGATCCCGGTGGCTAACTGCGCCGTGACCACCGCCAGCCTCGACAGCTACTACGGTGAGGCGATGGCGCTGGGTGAGCGTGCGCCGGTTGCCCTGCTGGATTTTGCTGCTTCCGGTCGCCTCGCGGTGGGGGAAGCCCTGACCAACATTGCCGCCACGCAGATCGGTTCGCTGAAGCGTATCAAACTTTCCGCCAACTGGATGGCGGCGGCGGGTCACCCGGGTGAAGATGCCGGTCTGTACGAAGCGGTTAAGGCGGTAGGCGAGGAGCTTTGTCCGGCGCTGGGCATTACTATCCCGGTCGGCAAAGACTCCATGTCGATGAAAACCCGCTGGAAGCAGGGCAACGAACAGCGCGAAATGACCTCGCCTCTGTCGCTGGTGATCACCGCCTTCGCCCGCGTCGAGGATGTCCGCCGTACCGTGACGCCGCAGCTGCAACCCGGGCAGGATAATGCGCTGCTGCTTATCGATTTGGGTAAAGGGAATAACGCGCTGGGGGCGACCGCGCTGACGCAGGTTTATCGCCAGCTGGGCGACAAACCCGCGGATGTGCGCGATGCCAAACAGCTGGCGGGCTTCTTTAACGCCATCCAGACGCTGGTGGCCGCGGGCAAACTGCTGGCCTACCACGACCGTTCAGACGGTGGCCTGCTGGTCACGCTGGCAGAGATGGCGTTTACCGGCCACTGTGGACTCCAGGTCGATATTGCCACGCTGGGCGATGACGCGCTGGCGGCGCTGTTCAACGAAGAGCTGGGCGCGGTTATTCAGATTGCCGCCGCCGATCGCGCTCAGGTTGAGCAGGCCTTTGCGGATAACGGCCTGGCCGACTGCGTTCACGTCCTTGGCAGGGCACAGGAAGGGGATCGTTTTGTCATCACCTCGGGCGAATCTGCGGTTTACAGCGAGAGCCGCACCCAGCTGCGCACCTGGTGGGCAGAAACCACCTGGCAGATGCAGCGACTGCGTGATAACCCGGACTGTGCCGATCAGGAGCATGAAGCGAAGAAAAACAGTCGCGATCCGGGTCTCAACGTCGCGCTGACGTTCAGGCCGGAAGAGGACGTTGCCGCGCCGTTTATCGCCACGGGCGCGCGGCCAAAAGTGGCCGTTCTGCGCGAGCAGGGCGTTAACTCTCACGTTGAAATGGCGGCAGCCTTCCATCGGGCAGGCTTCGATGCCGTTGACGTACATATGAGTGACCTGCTGGCAGGGCGCACCGATCTGCAACGTTTCCAGACGCTGGTCGCCTGCGGCGGTTTCTCCTATGGCGACGTGCTGGGCGCGGGTGAAGGATGGGCGAAATCCATCCTGTTCAATACTCGCGTGCGTGACGCATTCGAAGAGTTCTTCCACCGCCCGCAAACGCTGGCGCTGGGAGTGTGTAACGGCTGTCAGATGATGTCCAATCTGCATGAGCTGATCCCGGGTAGCGACGCCTGGCCACGCTTCGTGCGTAATCAGTCTGAACGGTTTGAAGCGCGCTTCAGCCTGGTAGAAGTGGCTGCCAGCCCGTCGCTACTGCTGGACGGTATGGTGGGGTCGCGTATGCCAATTGCCGTCTCTCACGGTGAAGGTTTCGTGGAGGTGCGGGATGCGGCCCATCTGGCGAAGATTGAGCATCAGGGGCTGGTGGCGCTGCGCTTTGTCGATAACGCGGGCAACGTCACTCAGCAGTATCCGGCGAACCCAAATGGATCGCCCAACGGCATTACCGCGCTGACCAACGAAAGTGGGCGGGTGACGATAATGATGCCGCACCCTGAGCGCGTATTCCGTACGGTGAGTAACTCGTGGCATCCGGCGGAGTGGGGCGAAGACAGCCCGTGGATGCGTATTTTCCGCAATGCGCGCAGGCAGCTGGGTTAA
- the mltF gene encoding membrane-bound lytic murein transglycosylase MltF produces the protein MKHLKFNYLFIGLITVLLALALWPAIPWHGGSQDRIEQIKSRGVLRVSTLNSPLTYYTINKAPAGMDYELAKRFARYLGVKLQVTVRQNLSELFDDLDDDRADVLAAGLIYSSDRLKHFRTGPAYYSVSQQLVYRMGQPRPKSLADLKGRLTVASDSAYLSTLRNMKQAQYPHLDWAISTDQSPSTLLEAVADGKLDYTVGDSVSIALLQRIHPQLAVAFDITEEEPVTWYIQRDRDDSLDAAMLDYFNAMAEEGAMARLEEKYLGHVGTFDYVDTRTFLRAIDGTLPAIRPLFEKYASAIDWRLLAAISWQESHWNPQATSPTGVRGMMMLTRNTAESLSVSDRTDPEQSIRGGSEYLTRMMEKIPQTIPEDERIWFALAAYNMGYAHMLDARTLTQKQNGNPDSWADVKLRLPMLSQKRYYSQTSYGYARGQEAYNYVENIRIYQLSLAGYLQEQERRLAQQAALEAQLGHAYPAVEPQIALN, from the coding sequence TTGAAACACCTAAAATTTAATTATCTTTTCATCGGGCTGATCACCGTGCTGCTCGCGCTGGCACTGTGGCCTGCGATCCCCTGGCATGGGGGATCGCAGGACCGTATTGAGCAGATAAAATCGCGGGGCGTTCTGCGTGTCAGCACGCTAAATTCCCCGCTGACTTACTACACCATCAATAAAGCACCGGCCGGTATGGATTACGAGCTGGCGAAACGTTTTGCCCGCTATCTGGGCGTTAAGCTACAGGTAACCGTTCGTCAGAATTTGAGTGAGCTGTTTGACGACCTGGACGACGATCGGGCTGACGTGCTGGCGGCGGGACTGATTTATAGCAGCGACCGGTTGAAACACTTTCGTACCGGCCCCGCCTATTACTCCGTTTCACAGCAGCTGGTTTACCGTATGGGTCAACCGCGCCCTAAAAGTCTGGCAGACCTGAAGGGGCGCCTGACGGTGGCCTCCGATTCTGCTTATCTCTCTACGCTACGAAACATGAAGCAGGCGCAGTATCCGCATCTCGACTGGGCCATCTCCACCGATCAGAGTCCCAGCACGCTGCTGGAAGCGGTCGCTGACGGCAAACTTGATTATACCGTGGGCGATTCCGTCTCCATTGCCCTGCTCCAGCGGATCCACCCGCAGCTGGCGGTGGCGTTTGATATCACGGAAGAGGAGCCGGTCACCTGGTATATTCAGCGTGACCGCGATGACAGTCTGGATGCGGCGATGCTTGACTACTTCAATGCGATGGCTGAAGAGGGGGCGATGGCACGGCTGGAGGAGAAGTATCTCGGACATGTCGGCACCTTCGACTATGTTGATACGCGCACCTTCCTGCGCGCCATTGATGGCACGCTGCCCGCCATTCGTCCGCTGTTTGAAAAGTACGCCAGCGCCATCGACTGGCGCCTGCTCGCCGCGATCTCCTGGCAGGAGTCACACTGGAACCCGCAGGCGACCTCCCCTACCGGCGTACGCGGCATGATGATGCTGACGCGCAATACGGCAGAGAGCCTGTCGGTCAGCGATCGTACCGACCCGGAGCAAAGTATTCGCGGCGGCAGTGAATACCTGACAAGAATGATGGAAAAGATCCCGCAGACGATCCCGGAAGATGAGCGGATCTGGTTTGCGCTGGCGGCCTATAATATGGGCTATGCCCATATGCTGGACGCGCGAACGCTGACGCAGAAGCAGAATGGCAACCCGGATAGCTGGGCCGACGTGAAGCTGCGCCTGCCGATGCTCAGCCAGAAACGCTATTACAGCCAGACCAGCTATGGCTATGCGCGCGGGCAGGAGGCCTATAACTACGTGGAGAATATCCGTATTTACCAGCTCAGCCTGGCGGGATATTTACAAGAGCAGGAGCGCAGGCTGGCCCAGCAGGCCGCACTTGAGGCCCAGCTGGGCCACGCCTATCCGGCGGTGGAACCGCAGATCGCGCTGAACTGA
- the tadA gene encoding tRNA adenosine(34) deaminase TadA translates to MNTTTDDEFWMDHALMLARRAWEEGEVPVGAVLVQNGQIIGEGWNRPIGHHDPTAHAEIMAIRQGGIALKNYRLCDTTLYVTLEPCVMCAGAMVHGRIDRLVFGAKDQKTGAAGSLMDVLGHPGMNHQLKVEQGIRAEACASMLSDFFRQRRAEKKAQRELARHPASGDKTG, encoded by the coding sequence GTGAATACGACCACAGACGACGAATTCTGGATGGACCATGCGTTAATGCTGGCGCGTCGGGCATGGGAAGAGGGCGAGGTGCCCGTCGGGGCCGTTCTGGTGCAGAATGGTCAGATTATTGGTGAGGGCTGGAATCGGCCCATTGGTCATCACGATCCTACCGCGCATGCGGAAATTATGGCCATCAGGCAGGGCGGTATTGCGCTGAAAAACTATCGGCTCTGTGATACGACCCTTTACGTCACGCTTGAACCCTGCGTGATGTGCGCGGGCGCGATGGTCCATGGCCGTATCGACCGACTGGTATTTGGGGCCAAAGATCAGAAAACCGGCGCGGCCGGTTCGCTGATGGATGTACTGGGCCATCCCGGCATGAATCATCAGCTGAAAGTTGAGCAGGGGATCCGGGCGGAAGCCTGTGCTTCCATGCTTAGCGACTTCTTCCGCCAGCGGCGTGCCGAGAAGAAAGCGCAGCGCGAGTTAGCGCGACATCCGGCATCCGGCGATAAAACGGGCTAA
- the yfhb gene encoding phosphatidylglycerophosphatase C: MITGQQRRVVFFDLDGTLHQQDMFGTFMRYLLWRQPLNLLLVVPLLPVIGAGLLISGRAARWPMSLLLWSITFGHSEARLCAREKTFATWFRQRVTAFPVVQQRLTDYLNSSDADVWLITGSPQPLVEQVYFDSAFLPKVKLIASQMRRGYGGRLLAMRCLGHEKVAQLEEQIGTPLQLYSGYSDSKQDNPLLFFCQHRWRVTPRGQLQQLE; encoded by the coding sequence TTGATAACCGGTCAGCAACGACGCGTAGTTTTTTTCGATCTTGATGGCACGCTGCATCAGCAGGATATGTTTGGCACCTTTATGCGCTACCTGCTGTGGCGGCAACCGCTCAACCTGCTACTGGTAGTGCCGCTGCTGCCGGTCATCGGTGCTGGCCTGCTGATCAGCGGGCGCGCGGCGCGCTGGCCTATGAGCCTGCTGCTATGGTCGATCACCTTTGGCCACAGTGAAGCCCGGCTCTGTGCCCGGGAAAAAACCTTTGCCACCTGGTTTCGCCAGCGCGTCACGGCTTTTCCCGTCGTGCAGCAGCGCCTGACCGACTATCTCAACAGTTCCGACGCCGACGTCTGGCTGATCACCGGTTCCCCACAGCCGCTGGTAGAGCAGGTCTATTTCGACTCGGCCTTTCTGCCGAAAGTGAAGCTGATTGCCAGCCAGATGCGTCGCGGTTACGGTGGGCGCCTGCTGGCAATGCGCTGTCTGGGTCATGAAAAAGTCGCGCAGCTTGAGGAGCAGATCGGTACGCCTCTGCAACTTTATAGCGGCTACAGCGACAGCAAGCAGGATAACCCGCTGCTGTTTTTCTGCCAGCACCGCTGGCGGGTGACGCCGCGGGGACAGCTCCAACAGCTGGAATAG
- the murQ gene encoding N-acetylmuramic acid 6-phosphate etherase — protein MNLGTLISETRNSETMDLDSLSTLEMVTAFNQQDAKVAEAVRLTLPQVAQAVEAAAAAFRAGGRLIYMGAGTSGRLGVLDASECPPTFGVPHGQVIGLIAGGPGALLKAVEGAEDSEQLGIDDLQALNLTSADMVVGLAASGRTPYVIGGLRFARQLGCHTAAVSCNPDSPIAREAEIVISPVVGPEALTGSTRLKSGTAQKLVLNMISTGAMVKVGKVYQNLMVDMQATNVKLVDRACRMVCQATGCTAQEAEHALKQTHYEVKPAVLMVLTGLSAAQASAGLAKHNGFLRAALGDKA, from the coding sequence ATGAATCTTGGTACCCTGATTTCGGAAACACGTAATAGTGAAACAATGGATCTCGACAGCCTCTCAACGCTTGAGATGGTAACGGCATTCAATCAGCAGGATGCAAAGGTGGCGGAAGCCGTCCGTCTGACGCTGCCCCAGGTTGCGCAGGCCGTTGAGGCTGCTGCTGCCGCGTTTAGGGCAGGCGGAAGGCTGATTTATATGGGCGCAGGTACCAGCGGGCGTCTGGGCGTGCTCGATGCCTCTGAGTGCCCGCCAACCTTTGGCGTCCCTCACGGCCAGGTTATTGGGTTGATTGCAGGCGGCCCCGGTGCGCTGCTTAAGGCGGTGGAAGGCGCTGAAGACAGCGAGCAGCTGGGAATTGATGATTTGCAGGCGCTAAACCTGACCTCAGCCGACATGGTTGTTGGGCTGGCCGCCTCTGGCAGAACGCCGTATGTGATAGGGGGATTACGTTTTGCCCGCCAGCTGGGCTGCCATACGGCGGCGGTTTCCTGTAACCCGGATTCGCCCATTGCCCGAGAGGCTGAAATTGTTATTTCTCCGGTGGTGGGGCCGGAGGCGCTGACCGGCTCAACCCGGCTGAAATCGGGTACGGCGCAGAAGCTGGTGCTGAATATGATCTCTACCGGCGCGATGGTTAAAGTCGGCAAGGTCTATCAGAATTTGATGGTGGATATGCAGGCAACCAACGTTAAGCTGGTCGATCGGGCCTGCCGGATGGTGTGTCAGGCCACCGGCTGTACTGCACAGGAAGCGGAGCATGCGCTAAAGCAGACCCACTATGAGGTTAAACCCGCCGTGCTGATGGTGCTTACCGGCCTTTCAGCCGCGCAGGCAAGTGCAGGGCTGGCAAAGCATAATGGATTTCTCCGTGCCGCCCTCGGAGATAAAGCGTAA
- a CDS encoding MurR/RpiR family transcriptional regulator: MSSLLRIRQLYPSLALNERRVADFVLSQPDRARHLSSQKLAEETGVSQSSVVKFAQKLGYKGFPALKLALSESLAGKDALTVHNLILSDDPLKAVGEKLLMEKQSAIRATLDINSEAMLLETLRLLQEANRIVLVGIGASGLVAKDFSWKLMKIGMSAVAEQDMHALLASVQALGPGDLLLAISYTGERREINLAAQEAQRAGANVLAFTGFTPNTLQQRANHCLYTVAEEQTTRSAAISSTTAQLTLTDLLFMALVQRDPERAGDHIRHSEALVKKLV; the protein is encoded by the coding sequence ATGAGTTCACTACTGCGCATTCGTCAGCTCTATCCCAGTCTGGCGCTCAATGAGCGTCGGGTGGCTGATTTTGTATTGTCCCAGCCGGATCGTGCACGACATCTCAGCTCACAGAAGCTGGCGGAGGAGACCGGCGTCAGCCAGTCAAGCGTGGTGAAATTCGCGCAAAAGCTGGGCTATAAAGGCTTTCCTGCCCTCAAGCTGGCGCTGAGTGAATCGCTGGCCGGTAAAGATGCCCTCACCGTCCACAACCTGATCCTGAGTGACGATCCGCTGAAGGCGGTGGGAGAAAAGCTGCTGATGGAGAAGCAGTCAGCGATTCGCGCAACGCTGGATATTAACAGCGAGGCCATGCTGCTTGAGACGCTGAGGCTGCTGCAGGAAGCCAATCGCATTGTGCTGGTGGGGATTGGCGCATCGGGTCTGGTGGCAAAGGATTTCTCCTGGAAGCTGATGAAAATCGGCATGAGCGCGGTCGCCGAACAGGATATGCATGCCCTGCTGGCCAGCGTACAGGCGCTGGGCCCGGGCGATCTGCTGTTAGCCATCTCCTACACCGGCGAGCGACGCGAGATCAACCTTGCGGCCCAGGAAGCCCAACGCGCCGGGGCGAACGTGCTCGCCTTTACCGGCTTTACTCCCAACACGCTACAGCAGCGCGCTAACCACTGTCTTTATACGGTAGCCGAGGAGCAGACCACACGCAGCGCGGCTATCTCTTCCACCACCGCCCAGCTAACGCTGACCGACCTGCTGTTTATGGCGCTGGTACAGCGCGATCCCGAGCGGGCCGGGGATCATATCCGGCATAGCGAGGCGCTGGTGAAAAAGCTGGTTTAA
- a CDS encoding glycosyltransferase family 25 protein yields MKIFVINLKKSVFRREAITSRLDELGLEFELLDAVDGRDMSEEERRVHTKELNYAFLPGEIGCALSHQKAYKRMIDNNISEALILEDDALLPDCLPSLLSNEMLTSSKPGILLLSRVNKYIKKPTRSLNGIFSVHSVHNATTAHSYIINLSGAKNLLRSLYPIWMTSDKWSLFEDYSLVNIEAIIPEPVTLGENAKTSTINHSKCDDDILKVKKETWEKLMKKRPVRVRVKHRLRRAITPIFNKIIDQKKGPR; encoded by the coding sequence ATGAAAATTTTTGTTATCAATTTAAAAAAGTCAGTTTTCCGTAGAGAAGCTATCACCAGCCGTCTTGACGAACTGGGATTAGAATTCGAACTTCTAGATGCAGTCGATGGCCGTGACATGTCAGAGGAAGAAAGAAGAGTCCATACGAAAGAATTAAATTATGCTTTTTTGCCAGGAGAAATTGGTTGCGCATTAAGCCATCAAAAAGCATACAAAAGGATGATTGATAATAATATCTCTGAGGCGTTAATTCTGGAAGATGATGCACTTCTTCCCGACTGCCTTCCATCACTATTAAGCAATGAGATGCTAACCTCCTCTAAACCGGGGATATTACTACTTAGCAGGGTTAACAAATATATAAAAAAACCGACACGCTCACTGAACGGAATTTTTTCAGTCCATTCAGTTCATAATGCAACCACTGCACATAGTTACATTATAAACTTAAGTGGTGCCAAAAACCTCCTTAGGAGTTTGTATCCTATATGGATGACTTCTGACAAATGGAGTTTATTCGAAGATTACTCCCTTGTTAATATTGAGGCTATTATTCCAGAACCCGTTACCCTGGGTGAAAATGCAAAAACCTCAACAATAAACCATAGCAAATGCGATGATGATATTTTAAAGGTAAAAAAAGAAACCTGGGAAAAGCTAATGAAAAAAAGGCCTGTTAGGGTAAGAGTTAAACATCGTCTTCGTCGCGCTATTACGCCAATTTTCAATAAGATAATTGATCAGAAAAAGGGCCCACGCTAG